Proteins encoded together in one Macadamia integrifolia cultivar HAES 741 chromosome 8, SCU_Mint_v3, whole genome shotgun sequence window:
- the LOC122086994 gene encoding uncharacterized protein LOC122086994 has protein sequence MDLQFQLRRTTTNQSFWSRTSAPITNPRKQSPYPSPLKPQSKRSDSQQPSPRGDDSNDSSNKGDRSTIDWNKAWSSFRKKGKKTLFSQFNPDKYVSWNPTRSNYPLSEEVDPIKRAERSNLMLWTSPRFTLIGAIVVVSFLLIYTLLAPIK, from the exons ATGGATCTTCAATTTCAACTGAGAAGGACGACGACGAATCAGAGTTTTTGGTCTAGAACCTCTGCTCCCATCACAAATCCCAGGAAACAAAGTCCTTATCCTTCGCCTCTTAAACCCCAATCTAAACGAAGCGATTCCCAACAACCATCTCCCAGAGGAGACGACAGCAACGACAGTAGCAACAAAG GAGACAGGTCAACGATAGACTGGAACAAAGCTTGGTCTAGCTttaggaagaaagggaagaagactCTTTTTTCACAGTTCAATCCAGATAAGTATGTGAGCTGGAATCCGACGCGTTCGAATTATCCACTGTCAGAGGAGGTTGATCCCATCAAGAGAGCAGAGAGGTCAAACCTTATGTTATGGACCAGTCCAAGGTTTACTCTCATTGGGGCCATTGTTGTAGTCTCATTTCTTCTGATCTATACACTTCTAGCCCCGATTAAGTGA
- the LOC122086993 gene encoding 60S ribosomal protein L4-1, translated as MAVAAARPLVTVQPLDGDMATDGGNSVPLPDVMKASIRPDIVNFVHSNISRNSRQPYAVSKRAGHQTSAESWGTGRAVSRIPRVPGGGTHRAGQGAFGNMCRGGRMFAPTKIWRRWHRKINVNQKRYAVASALAASAVPSLVLARGHRIENAPEIPLVVGDSAEAVEKTSAAIKVLKQIGAYPDAEKAKDSVGIRPGKGKMRNRRYISRKGPLIVYGTEGSKIVKAFRNIPGVEVANVERLNLLKLAPGGHLGRFIVWTKSAFEKLDSIYGTFEKPSEKKKSYVLPRSKMVNADLTRIINSDEIQSVVRPIKTEVKRATLKKNPLKNLNTLLKLNPYAKTARRMALLAEAQRVKAKKEKLDKKRKQVSKEEAAAVKAAGKAWYQTMISDSDYTEFDNFTKWLGVSQ; from the exons ATGGCTGTAGCTGCTGCTCGACCTCTCGTGACGGTCCAGCCGTTAGACGGCGATATGGCGACGGACGGAGGAAATTCCGTTCCCCTTCCCGACGTGATGAAAGCTTCCATCCGTCCAGATATAGTAAACTTCGTCCACTCCAACATCTCCAGGAACAGTCGCCAGCCCTACGCCGTCAGCAAGCGCGCAGGCCATCAGACCTCAGCAGAGTCATGGGGTACTGGTCGTGCCGTGTCTCGTATCCCTCGAGTTCCCGGTGGTGGTACTCACCGTGCTGGCCAGGGTGCCTTCGGTAACATGTGCCGAGGCGGACGCATGTTTGCTCCAACCAAGATCTGGCGCCGCTGGCATCGCAAGATCAATGTTAACCAGAAGCGCTACGCCGTGGCCTCTGCACTCGCTGCTTCTGCTGTTCCTTCTCTCGTCCTTGCCCGTGGTCACAGGatcgaaaatgcccccgagaTTCCTCTTGTTGTTGGTGATTCAGCCGAGGCTGTGGAGAAGACATCTGCTGCTATCAAGGTACTTAAGCAGATCGGTGCTTACCCCGATGCTGAGAAGGCCAAGGACAGCGTTGGCATCCGGCCTGGCAAGGGTAAGATGAGGAACCGCAGGTACATTTCTCGCAAGGGCCCTCTCATTGTTTATGGTACCGAAGGATCCAAGATCGTTAAGGCTTTCCGTAATATCCCTGGTGTTGAGGTCGCTAATGTGGAGAGGCTCAACCTTTTGAAGCTCGCTCCCGGTGGTCATCTTGGCCGGTTCATCGTCTGGACTAAATCAGCTTTTGAGAAGTTGGACTCAATCTATGGCACTTTTGAGAAGCCCtcggaaaagaaaaagagttacGTTCTTCCCCGATCTAAGATGGTCAATGCTGATCTTACTAGGATCATTAACTCTGATGAGATTCAGTCTGTAGTGAGGCCGATTAAGACCGAGGTTAAGAGGGCAACACTTAAGAAGAACCCATTGAAGAACTTGAACACACTTCTTAAGCTTAACCCGTATGCTAAGACTGCTAGGAGGATGGCGCTTTTGGCTGAAGCTCAACGAGTAAAGGCTAAGAAAGAGAAGCTTGACAAGAAGAGGAAGCAAGTCTCTAAG GAGGAGGCTGCGGCTGTAAAGGCTGCTGGCAAGGCATGGTATCAGACGATGATATCAGATTCTGACTACACAGAGTTCGATAATTTCACGAAATGGCTTGGTGTATCCCAGTAA